One window of Mesotoga sp. BH458_6_3_2_1 genomic DNA carries:
- a CDS encoding DUF6516 family protein yields the protein MQKILKFVEKSLLVQDFKIHDFKTGTEFAYIKLEILLKNSSKVYIREFVNAKQRKYSLHWIIDTQTEIRWDNSPHHKSIRTHPHHVHFNQNVFPSECSDPVTILAWIESLLTNREELAPEIIIREIRKLR from the coding sequence AGTTCGTTGAAAAATCCTTACTCGTTCAGGACTTCAAGATTCATGACTTCAAGACCGGTACGGAATTTGCATACATTAAACTCGAAATCCTTCTCAAGAACTCATCAAAGGTCTATATAAGGGAATTTGTGAACGCCAAACAGAGAAAATATTCTTTACATTGGATTATAGACACTCAGACTGAGATACGGTGGGATAACTCGCCCCATCACAAAAGCATTAGAACTCATCCGCATCATGTTCACTTTAACCAAAACGTTTTTCCTTCTGAATGCTCTGATCCTGTAACGATATTGGCATGGATCGAAAGCTTGCTGACAAACAGAGAAGAACTGGCACCGGAAATTATCATTCGCGAAATTCGGAAACTTCGCTAA